In Juglans regia cultivar Chandler chromosome 5, Walnut 2.0, whole genome shotgun sequence, the following are encoded in one genomic region:
- the LOC109001055 gene encoding RING-H2 finger protein ATL57-like produces the protein MEARCRKVLVFLVPPLQPSTKTDPLSPPPVPGITPEQYQSSQRRRRPERTWTFSPRSDLPTWLNRLPGVEPGTIQALPVYSYGGGKEKFEIKDCAICLGEFEENEAVKEIPFCKHVFHPHCIDRWLWSHVACPVCRSFRLFDDEGVSQSNSAITRSTAGNQDECV, from the exons ATGGAAGCCCGCTGCCGCAAAGTTCTCGTCTTTTTAGTCCCTCCTCTCCAACCCTCTACAAAAACTGATCCATTATCACCGCCACCAGTACCAGGGATAACACCGGAGCAGTACCAGTCGTCCCAG CGCCGACGTCGCCCGGAAAGAACTTGGACCTTTTCTCCCCGCTCGGATCTTCCAACTTGGTTGAACCGGCTACCGGGAGTGGAGCCGGGGACGATACAGGCTCTGCCGGTGTACTCTTACGGCGGCGGGAAGGAGAAGTTTGAGATAAAGGATTGCGCCATCTGTCTTGGAGAGTTCGAGGAGAACGAGGCGGTCAAGGAGATACCGTTTTGTAAGCACGTGTTTCATCCCCACTGCATCGACAGATGGCTATGGTCTCACGTGGCGTGCCCAGTCTGCCGGTCCTTTCGGTTATTCGATGACGAGGGTGTGAGCCAGAGCAACTCGGCGATTACAAGATCGACGGCCGGAAACCAAGACGAGTGTGTATAG